GCCGCCAGGCCATCCAGTTCATATTTCCCCCGATATAGGACCATGATATCACAGCGAGTTGGCCAGGTCTACGAAGCCCAGCATGAATGCGATAACGGAGATGAAAAGGACAACACCGGAGAGTGCGAGGAGTTTCCTGTCTCCGCCGGCATGCTTGTGGACGTAACCCATGCAGTATCCGCCGAGAACGAGTCCCGCTGCACCGAATACCGCCGCACCGACGGGGACCTTGAGGACAAGGCACACCAGTCCGACGACTGCGATTACGATGGCGATGAGGATGAGATTGAATGCCCCGATGGGGGGTACTGCACGTTTTTCGGTTCCGGGGTCGAAATCGATCATGATCTTACCGAATCTTCCATCTCAGCGCGGTATATAAGGAGTGGGTCTGAGGATTACCTTATGATTGGTATTTCCGTCTGTATCTGGCGTTGCGGTTGCCGCCGATCTTCTCGATGAGACCGCTCTCGACCATCCTGTGGAGACACGCTTCCACAGTGGTCTGACTGACATCCGGAAGCATGGACAGGATATCTTTTTTGGAAATCGGGAACAGACTGCTCATGACGACAGCTTCCACCCTGTTGTTTTTGGTCGCCTTCTTTCCGGATATCGTTGCAAAACACCGGTCCAGAGAACGATAGCAGGACAGAATCACATCCAAATAGTAGCTTGTGAACGGCATGTAGTCGTTCTTTCCTTCGGCCCAGCCGCGGGATGATTCCGAAAGGCTTGCGTAATATCTGCTTTTGGTCCTGTCGATACGCTCTTCGACCGAGATGTAGCGACCTATATCCAAGCCGTGCCTGTACAGGAGAAGTAAGGTGAGTAGACGTGACATCCTCCCGTTTCCGTCCGTGAAAGGATGGATCGACAGGAAATCAAGGATGAAGCAGGGGATGAGCAGCAGGGGCTCCACGCCGTTCTGTTCAGCATCGATATACGCAAGAACGATCTGTTCCATAGCTTCGGGGGTCTCTTTTGCAGATAGCGGTCTGAAATGTACGTACCTGCGGCCGCTGCCATCCACCGCAACGATCACGTTATCTGTTTTCTTGTACGCACCGCCTCCTTCTGCAGTGTGTGACATAAGTATCCTATGAAGTTCCAGAATGGTCTCTTCGGTAAACTTCATGGAAGAGTGGTTCTCATGGATCAGTTCGAGAGCATCGCGATATCCGGCGATTTCCGCCTCATCGTGTCCGACAGGTTCCACGCTCCGATCCATCAGACTGCTGAGCCTCTCATCCGATGTACGAATGCCCTCTATTGCGTTCGAACCCTTCACCGATAGAAATCTCGCATCACGTTCCAATTCGGTAAAAACCCTCGGATGCTCGTCCATCAGGCTCTTGCTACGTTCGACTATCATACCTATCCCGCGAGCAGTCCCGATAAGAGACGCGGGAACCGAAATATCTTTAAGGAAGTCATAGTCGAAAATGCGCATGATAAGCAATAGTATTGCATATATTTAAGATTTCTATATGCAATAACATCCTATAATATGCATATATTATTGCATATACAATCAATGTTAGTATGCAATGAAATTCACATTTTGCCCAGCGATACAGTTCAGTAAAATCACATCTGGGTCTTTTCGAATATGCACTCAAAACGACGCCTGACAGTACCGAAACGGGTAGGATCCTCGCACAGTCTGAGAGATATCCTCTCGGCACCGGAGAATGCTCTGAGGATGTCCTCTTCGGAGAGGTAACGGTAACGGATCCCGTTTCTCACATCCTCCTTCTTCCCATCGGATCTCATATCTCCCTCGGCGAAACACCTGAAATAGAATCTTCCTCCGGGACGCAGTACCCTCAATGCCTCGCTCACCGCTCCGGGGAATTCCTCTTCGGTGAGATGCTCGAGGACGTGGACTGCCACCACCGCATCGAACGATGAATCCGGGAAAGGAAGACTGCGGACATCGCCCTGAACGAATGATGCCTTCGCACCGTAGCGGGAGATGCAGGAATCCACCGCGGCCTGCGAGAAATCGAGACCCGTGACTACAGCGCCCTTTTCCAAGAGCGCCTCGGCGGTCTTCCCGTTCCCGCAGCCGAGCTCCAGCACATGATCACCGTTACGGATGTCCATCCACGAGATGTCCGCGACACCTCTCCACGGACGGTCCTGACCGCGGTACAGTGAATCCCAGGCCTCCTGCTGGCTTTCCATATCCTCGCATATCCTTAATAATAAAAAAGTGATGGCACCGCCAGTAAAAGTGGTCCCAATGATGTGGAATCCCCGTATCGAAACAATGCCGCTGGATAAAATCAAGGAAATGCAGCGCGTCCAACTGAAGAAGCTCGTAAACAACCTCTACAGCTTCAACAGGTTCTACCATGACAGGATGAAGGAGGCCAACGTCTCCCCCCTGGACATCAACACCCTGGAAGACATCCAGAAACTGCCATTCATGTACAAGCAGGACCTGAGGGACAACTACCCCGACAAGATGTTCACCGTCGACAAGAGCGAGATCGTCAGGTACCACATGTCCTCCGGAACCTCCGGAAAGCCCACCTGCGTGGCCTACACCCGCAACGACCTAGACTACTGGACCGAGGCCCTCGCCAGGTCCCTCACCGCCGCCGGACTGACCTCCGATGATACCATTCAGATCGCATACGGAT
The sequence above is a segment of the methanogenic archaeon ISO4-H5 genome. Coding sequences within it:
- a CDS encoding transmembrane protein — translated: MIDFDPGTEKRAVPPIGAFNLILIAIVIAVVGLVCLVLKVPVGAAVFGAAGLVLGGYCMGYVHKHAGGDRKLLALSGVVLFISVIAFMLGFVDLANSL
- a CDS encoding fic family protein, yielding MRIFDYDFLKDISVPASLIGTARGIGMIVERSKSLMDEHPRVFTELERDARFLSVKGSNAIEGIRTSDERLSSLMDRSVEPVGHDEAEIAGYRDALELIHENHSSMKFTEETILELHRILMSHTAEGGGAYKKTDNVIVAVDGSGRRYVHFRPLSAKETPEAMEQIVLAYIDAEQNGVEPLLLIPCFILDFLSIHPFTDGNGRMSRLLTLLLLYRHGLDIGRYISVEERIDRTKSRYYASLSESSRGWAEGKNDYMPFTSYYLDVILSCYRSLDRCFATISGKKATKNNRVEAVVMSSLFPISKKDILSMLPDVSQTTVEACLHRMVESGLIEKIGGNRNARYRRKYQS
- a CDS encoding SAM-dependent methyltransferase codes for the protein MESQQEAWDSLYRGQDRPWRGVADISWMDIRNGDHVLELGCGNGKTAEALLEKGAVVTGLDFSQAAVDSCISRYGAKASFVQGDVRSLPFPDSSFDAVVAVHVLEHLTEEEFPGAVSEALRVLRPGGRFYFRCFAEGDMRSDGKKEDVRNGIRYRYLSEEDILRAFSGAERISLRLCEDPTRFGTVRRRFECIFEKTQM